In Acropora muricata isolate sample 2 chromosome 11, ASM3666990v1, whole genome shotgun sequence, one DNA window encodes the following:
- the LOC136890117 gene encoding uncharacterized protein encodes MAEREEPALPPPPSAAPAAPNPAVSAPVVEPLDVPAPAGEPEPDERLRQLEEKVRFLEQEKVVASCDNALTALRRHLNMPPSLFDFHEAIELLESLVRLARTQADDKAEEYSAALDEVKARQASLETGRLQRLMLGLGGDPLRAKMAKEATSILKGVTRSQPSGSHDNHTRRLSPYPVQCYSCYGWGHIAHNCKTGRTGGWGRGRQ; translated from the exons ATGGCTGAACGCGAAGAACCGGCTTTGCCTCCGCCACCTTCTGCTGCACCAGCAGCTCCGAACCCAGCAGTTTCTGCACCAGTTGTGGAGCCTTTAGACGTTCCCGCTCCGGCGGGTGAACCCGAG CCGGATGAGCGACTCCGACAGCTGGAAGAAAAGGTTAGATTCTTGGAGCAGGAGAAGGTTGTTGCAAGTTGCGATAATGCGCTAACAGCTCTCAGGCGACATTTAAACATGCCTCCATCCCTTTTTGATTTTCACGAAGCAATAGAGTTGCTGGAGTCCTTGGTACGCCTAGCAAGGACGCAAGCCGACGATAAGGCCGAAGAATATTCGGCAGCGCTAGACGAAGTCAAGGCAAGGCAAGCCTCCCTCGAGACTGGCCGCCTGCAACGCCTGATGCTCGGTTTGGGTGGTGACCCCCTTAGggccaaaatggccaaagaGGCGACTTCCATTTTGAAGGGGGTCACCAGGTCGCAGCCATCTGGCTCTCACGATAACCACACTCGCCGTTTATCACCTTACCCGGTCCAGTGCTATAGCTGTTATGGTTGGGGCCACATAGCGCATAATTGTAAGACTGGGCGCACTGGTGGCTGGGGTCGCGGACGCCAGTGA